GGCGGCAGCCGGCGGATGGCGGCGGAGGCGCGATTGCGCTTCGCTGCCGCTTTTCTTGCGGCGGCGTCCAGAGCGTCGTCGGAGACGCCCAGCTGGGGATCTGCCTCGGCCATCGACTTGAAACCGATGGGGCGGGCCCCAAGTTCCGCCGGCGTTTCTATTCGGGCGGTTGCTGCGGCGGCGCGGCGGGCGGCGGCGACGCGAACTCCACCCGGTTCCGGCCGGCACGCTTGGCGCGATACATCGCATCGTCGGCAGCGCGCAGCAGCAGGTCGCGCGAGGCGCCGTGCATCGGATAGACCGCCACGCCGACGCTGGCACCGATCTTCACCGGGGCGCCGTCGGGCAGCACGAACAGTTCGCCCATCGCCTCGCACACGGCGGTGCCGATGCGTGCGATCGGCTCCACGCCGGCCAGCCCCTCGACGATCATCGCGAACTCGTCGCCACCCAGGCGGGCGATGGCGTCGGCCTTGCGCACCTTCGTCCGCAGGCGGTCGGCGATCTGCCTGAGCAGTTCGTCGCCCGCGGCATGACCATGGGTGTCGTTGACCGGCTTGAAGCCGTCGATGTCGATATAGAACACCGCGATCAGCACGTTCCGCGTGCTGCCGACCGCGAGCGCCTTTTCGAACTTGTCGACGAAGAACAGCCGGTTGGGCAGCCCGGTCAGCGGATCGTGGATCGCCTGGTGGCGCGCCGCGGCCTCCGCCCTCTCGCGCTCGGCGATCTCGCGATGGAGCTGGACGTTGCGCTCGGCAAGCTGCTTGGCCAGTTCCTGCTCGCGCCGCCGCGCGATCCACAGGTCGAGGAAGATCCGAACCTTGGCGGTCAGGATATAATCGTCGATCGGCTTGGCGATGTAATCGACGGCGCCCGCCTGATAGCCGCGCATGCGGTGCAGGTCGGTATCGTAGGCGGCGGTCAGGAAGATGATCGGCGTGTTGTGCTGCTCGTCCCCGTCGAGGATCGAGGTCGCGACCTCATAGCCGTCGATGCCGGGCATGTGGACGTCGAGCAGGATCAGCGCGAACTCATGCTCCAGGCAGGCGAGCAGCGCCTCCTCGCCATTGTGCGCCTCGATCAGATCCGCCCCCGAATGCGCGAGCAGCTTGCGCAGCGCGTGGAGGTTCGCCGGCTGATCATCCACCATGAGGATCTTGGGCCGATCCTGCGGCAACGTCATGCGTTCAGGCAAATGTCGCTGACCACGCCGCCGATCTCGGCAAGCGGCAGCAGGAAATCGGCTCCGGCGACCGC
The window above is part of the Sphingomonas sanxanigenens DSM 19645 = NX02 genome. Proteins encoded here:
- a CDS encoding diguanylate cyclase, which translates into the protein MTLPQDRPKILMVDDQPANLHALRKLLAHSGADLIEAHNGEEALLACLEHEFALILLDVHMPGIDGYEVATSILDGDEQHNTPIIFLTAAYDTDLHRMRGYQAGAVDYIAKPIDDYILTAKVRIFLDLWIARRREQELAKQLAERNVQLHREIAERERAEAAARHQAIHDPLTGLPNRLFFVDKFEKALAVGSTRNVLIAVFYIDIDGFKPVNDTHGHAAGDELLRQIADRLRTKVRKADAIARLGGDEFAMIVEGLAGVEPIARIGTAVCEAMGELFVLPDGAPVKIGASVGVAVYPMHGASRDLLLRAADDAMYRAKRAGRNRVEFASPPPAAPPQQPPE